A genomic window from Exiguobacterium acetylicum DSM 20416 includes:
- a CDS encoding Lrp/AsnC family transcriptional regulator: MKIDIIDRQILNELAQDSRLSMRSLAKRVNLSAPSVTERVRQMESFGLIQKYSLKIDYEKLGSPIECLVEATIKEGRYDTFKNHIQQLTNVDFCYRISGDSCFMLKLHFQTFQEAEFFIEQIHPYAHTVTRFIFSEVGTQVMI, from the coding sequence TTGAAAATTGACATAATTGATCGACAAATTTTAAATGAATTAGCTCAAGATAGTCGATTATCGATGCGTTCATTAGCAAAACGAGTTAATTTATCCGCTCCCTCCGTAACAGAGCGTGTCCGACAAATGGAATCTTTTGGACTCATTCAAAAATACAGTTTAAAAATCGATTACGAAAAGTTAGGGTCTCCTATTGAATGCTTAGTAGAAGCAACCATTAAAGAAGGACGCTACGATACATTTAAAAATCACATACAGCAACTTACTAACGTTGACTTTTGTTATCGAATATCAGGTGATTCTTGCTTCATGCTAAAATTACATTTCCAAACGTTTCAAGAGGCAGAATTTTTTATAGAACAAATCCATCCATATGCCCATACAGTTACTCGCTTTATTTTTTCGGAAGTTGGCACTCAAGTCATGATATAA
- a CDS encoding Na+/H+ antiporter, producing the protein METLSLILLMLALILLTQVIGHYIRFIPTALIQIIAGTVAALLMSGLTIEVESEWFLLLFIAPLLYNDSSHFPREDLWRMRTAIFGNAIILVLLTTIVGGYFINWLIPVIPVAAAFALAAILSPTDPIAVNGIAKRVQIPEQILTLVRGESLINDASGLVAFSYAVAAVVTGYFSLQSATTEFFYMFIVGALIGLTISLAMNFLKVRLRRAGIEDVVFYALLQILTPFIIFFIAEEGFHASGVIAVVTGGILHALIKERTETFFAQEQTLTDNIWTMIAYTLNGIIFLLLGLTLPEATREIFADDAINNWRLMLYVIEIGSFILAIRLVWTMFFNWFDHRFFKKEDRDHRRPSFKQDLITTLVGVRGTITMVGVLSLPFLTESGEAFPERSLIIFLAAGVIIYTLVLATILLPVLNRGEAATPIALDLNAQKQRMIRRAISEIKQVTDEDNAVVAFDLLNEYHVMLRLLRAQEKSQEELDQFNDQLKALRLEAVQWEKEESKRFVAEHKVPDLLKKDVFRSIENRRKAIGKDSRFQIVQPIRKLWWKRKRSNMSSDALIQMTQVEHELYEKVMGTVIERLENCRSSYPPDVVQSVLEFYKRLRFKHTRWSSPIGGKDVDQQKEELCLKAIEVQRLEIANMSKEGDLSNEEEKELRRFIHYIESVVLYEYVE; encoded by the coding sequence ATGGAAACACTATCATTGATTTTATTGATGCTTGCGCTTATTTTATTGACGCAAGTCATCGGACATTACATCCGTTTCATCCCAACGGCTTTGATTCAAATCATTGCCGGAACCGTCGCCGCTCTCCTGATGAGTGGTTTGACGATCGAGGTCGAATCCGAGTGGTTCCTCCTCTTATTCATCGCACCGTTACTTTACAACGATAGTTCTCACTTCCCACGAGAAGATTTATGGCGGATGCGGACAGCGATCTTCGGGAACGCGATCATTCTCGTCTTGTTGACGACGATCGTCGGAGGGTACTTCATCAACTGGTTGATTCCAGTTATTCCAGTCGCTGCTGCCTTTGCTTTGGCTGCGATTTTATCGCCAACGGATCCGATTGCCGTCAACGGGATCGCGAAACGTGTCCAGATTCCAGAACAGATTCTGACACTCGTCCGTGGAGAGTCGCTGATCAATGATGCTTCAGGATTAGTTGCGTTCAGTTATGCGGTCGCTGCTGTCGTCACAGGATATTTCTCGCTTCAAAGTGCGACGACTGAGTTCTTCTACATGTTCATCGTCGGAGCATTGATCGGATTGACGATCTCACTCGCGATGAACTTTCTCAAGGTTCGCTTGCGTCGCGCCGGCATTGAAGATGTCGTCTTTTATGCCTTATTGCAAATTTTAACGCCATTCATCATCTTCTTCATCGCCGAAGAAGGGTTTCACGCGTCAGGCGTCATCGCCGTCGTGACAGGTGGTATCTTGCATGCCTTGATCAAAGAACGGACGGAAACGTTCTTTGCACAAGAGCAGACGTTGACGGATAACATCTGGACGATGATCGCGTATACGTTAAACGGGATCATCTTCTTATTGCTCGGTTTGACGTTACCAGAAGCGACACGCGAGATTTTTGCGGATGACGCGATCAACAACTGGCGTCTCATGCTATATGTCATCGAAATCGGTTCATTCATTCTCGCGATCCGTCTCGTCTGGACGATGTTCTTCAATTGGTTCGATCATCGGTTCTTTAAAAAAGAGGACCGCGATCATCGTCGACCGTCCTTCAAACAAGATTTAATCACGACACTGGTCGGGGTTCGCGGAACGATCACGATGGTCGGGGTCTTGTCATTACCGTTCTTGACGGAGTCCGGCGAAGCCTTCCCAGAACGCTCATTGATTATCTTCCTTGCAGCGGGTGTCATTATCTATACACTCGTTCTCGCAACGATTCTCTTACCGGTCTTGAACCGTGGTGAGGCGGCTACACCAATCGCACTCGACCTGAATGCCCAAAAACAACGGATGATTCGCCGTGCAATCTCAGAAATTAAACAAGTGACGGACGAAGACAATGCAGTCGTTGCGTTTGATCTCCTTAATGAGTATCATGTCATGCTTCGGTTACTTCGGGCACAGGAAAAAAGTCAGGAAGAGCTCGATCAATTCAATGATCAATTGAAAGCACTGCGACTGGAAGCCGTCCAGTGGGAAAAGGAAGAATCAAAACGTTTCGTCGCTGAGCACAAGGTGCCGGATCTGTTGAAGAAGGATGTCTTCCGCTCGATCGAAAACCGTCGTAAGGCGATCGGCAAGGATTCGCGTTTCCAAATCGTCCAACCGATTCGTAAATTGTGGTGGAAGCGGAAACGATCGAACATGTCGTCTGATGCGTTGATTCAAATGACACAAGTCGAGCATGAACTGTATGAAAAGGTAATGGGCACAGTGATTGAACGTCTCGAGAATTGCCGTTCATCGTATCCGCCAGACGTCGTTCAAAGCGTGCTGGAGTTCTATAAACGACTTCGCTTCAAACATACGCGCTGGTCGTCACCAATCGGTGGCAAGGACGTCGATCAGCAAAAAGAAGAACTTTGCTTGAAAGCTATCGAAGTTCAGCGTCTTGAAATCGCGAATATGTCGAAAGAAGGGGATCTCTCGAACGAAGAGGAGAAGGAATTACGCCGCTTCATTCACTACATCGAGAGCGTCGTTTTGTACGAATACGTTGAATAA
- a CDS encoding helix-turn-helix transcriptional regulator, with product MNTRQWRLVRLLNRGEHFSARMLAEECQVSIRTIQRDMTVLEANGYPIYSEPGVAGGYRMLPHRNMPPLVLTDEETIVLFILLEWVGQIPDFPFGTIRQEVAERYANELPKMTEQQIVKWKDSFRFQAVDTPPSPQNPALLDLLESGRMGNILYETTKGRHVIVVDPIGISFEQNRWYFYGQTNRGYRQFRVDRIKDVTLHELPATELTFSDLEQGTAHVPMTTVKLEVSPLGERLLEGILPIQSERTWLVPETELPYLGRQLMRLGPEVRVLEPLELREQLIRQAEEMIAVQRSDKALGQD from the coding sequence ATGAATACGAGACAATGGCGTTTAGTCCGCTTGTTAAACCGGGGGGAACACTTCTCTGCACGGATGCTTGCGGAAGAATGTCAGGTGTCGATCCGGACGATTCAACGGGACATGACGGTACTTGAAGCAAATGGTTATCCGATCTACAGCGAACCAGGCGTAGCGGGGGGTTACCGGATGCTGCCGCACCGGAACATGCCGCCACTCGTCTTGACGGATGAAGAGACGATTGTCTTATTCATCCTTCTGGAATGGGTCGGACAGATTCCCGATTTTCCATTCGGTACGATTCGACAGGAAGTCGCTGAACGCTATGCGAACGAGTTACCGAAAATGACGGAGCAACAGATTGTAAAATGGAAAGACAGCTTTCGCTTTCAAGCGGTCGATACACCACCGTCGCCGCAAAATCCTGCGTTACTCGACTTGTTAGAGAGCGGACGGATGGGGAATATTCTTTATGAGACGACAAAAGGACGACACGTGATCGTCGTGGATCCGATCGGTATATCGTTCGAACAGAATCGCTGGTACTTCTATGGACAGACGAATCGAGGGTATCGCCAGTTCCGTGTCGATCGGATTAAAGACGTGACGCTCCATGAGTTGCCGGCAACCGAGTTAACCTTTTCAGATTTGGAGCAGGGTACGGCACACGTACCGATGACGACGGTGAAACTGGAAGTATCACCATTAGGCGAACGGTTGCTAGAGGGGATTTTACCGATTCAGTCGGAACGAACATGGTTGGTTCCGGAAACTGAACTGCCGTATCTCGGACGCCAATTGATGCGGCTCGGTCCGGAAGTGCGAGTCCTTGAACCACTCGAACTCCGGGAGCAGTTGATTCGTCAAGCAGAAGAAATGATTGCTGTGCAACGGTCCGATAAGGCGCTCGGACAGGATTGA
- a CDS encoding dihydrofolate reductase family protein: MSQPTTVLYIACSLDGKIARLDGSLDWLFAVAGDGDNGYQAFYDQVGAVIMGRKTYDEVLQLSETYPYADIPSYIYSWTQRTSETVTYTDEPLDQLLDRITPTIEGNVWLVGGGELIQEALRLKRIRSIELAIAPVILGTGIPLFPEGTNETNLRLTASRHSGQFLMATYEVLT; encoded by the coding sequence ATGTCACAACCTACGACCGTTCTTTATATCGCTTGTAGTCTTGACGGGAAAATTGCTAGACTCGACGGTTCACTTGATTGGTTATTTGCCGTTGCCGGAGACGGGGATAATGGTTATCAAGCGTTCTATGATCAAGTCGGTGCCGTCATCATGGGACGAAAAACATATGATGAGGTCCTGCAACTCAGCGAGACATACCCTTACGCAGATATTCCGAGTTATATCTATAGTTGGACGCAACGAACGTCTGAGACGGTCACCTATACGGATGAACCGCTCGATCAACTGCTTGACCGGATCACGCCAACGATCGAAGGTAACGTCTGGCTTGTCGGTGGTGGCGAATTGATTCAAGAAGCGTTGCGTTTAAAACGCATCCGCTCGATTGAACTGGCGATCGCACCCGTCATCCTCGGAACAGGCATCCCGCTGTTTCCGGAAGGGACGAATGAAACGAATCTTCGTTTGACAGCAAGTCGCCATTCGGGACAATTCCTGATGGCGACGTATGAAGTCTTGACTTAA
- a CDS encoding cation:proton antiporter regulatory subunit, with protein MDMREVDLPGIGRKFEGITTRGDKVVVIVHDDGRREMHHYDDDDFDESISSVTFNDAEARQMAGILGGLSYKPKDLEKIELAFDDLVIEWFKVGQDSKVNNRTIGELDVRNHYDISIIAVLKHDRSKSLNPGPDTRLEAGDTIVLSGERQNIRHITKALFSIEGGG; from the coding sequence ATGGATATGCGAGAAGTAGATTTACCAGGAATCGGACGGAAGTTCGAAGGCATCACGACACGAGGAGATAAGGTGGTCGTCATCGTCCATGATGATGGACGACGCGAGATGCATCACTACGATGACGATGATTTTGATGAGAGCATCTCGAGCGTGACGTTCAATGACGCAGAAGCCCGTCAGATGGCAGGAATTCTCGGAGGATTATCCTATAAGCCGAAGGATCTCGAAAAAATTGAACTCGCGTTTGATGATCTCGTCATTGAATGGTTCAAAGTCGGTCAGGATTCAAAGGTCAACAATCGAACGATCGGTGAACTCGATGTCCGTAACCATTACGATATTTCAATCATTGCGGTGCTCAAGCATGACCGTTCAAAATCGCTCAATCCAGGACCGGATACACGCCTTGAAGCCGGTGATACGATCGTCTTATCTGGAGAGCGTCAAAACATCCGTCACATCACGAAAGCATTATTCTCAATCGAAGGAGGCGGATAA
- a CDS encoding AbrB/MazE/SpoVT family DNA-binding domain-containing protein: protein MELSKLTSKGQITIPKKIRQALQVEEGDRVAFIEEDGFVIMAKADLKQLHDLQDILSDETFKTLIHKANHHL from the coding sequence ATGGAGCTATCAAAGTTAACGTCAAAAGGACAGATCACCATCCCCAAAAAAATTCGGCAAGCCTTGCAAGTGGAGGAAGGAGATCGCGTGGCATTCATTGAGGAGGACGGGTTTGTCATCATGGCGAAAGCGGATTTGAAACAGCTGCATGACCTTCAAGATATATTGAGCGATGAGACGTTCAAGACACTCATCCACAAAGCAAATCATCATTTGTAA
- a CDS encoding zinc dependent phospholipase C family protein: MGSRLMHAYIGQRLITLLPELDPARFLLGTIAPDARYDEKEQAHHYTGELASGTRAIDCEAFWRDSASWDPSFRSGYYVHLIADDIWLRGFYMGWLRQAIIADASIGSRYHDDFRRYNTRIAPFVNWNEQAINWALHEVSVQSR; the protein is encoded by the coding sequence ATGGGTTCACGACTGATGCATGCCTACATCGGACAACGATTGATTACGTTACTTCCGGAACTAGACCCCGCTCGATTTCTTCTCGGTACGATCGCTCCTGATGCGCGCTATGACGAGAAGGAGCAAGCCCACCATTATACGGGTGAATTAGCGAGCGGGACACGAGCGATTGACTGCGAAGCGTTTTGGAGAGACTCGGCGTCTTGGGATCCATCTTTTCGAAGTGGCTATTACGTCCATCTGATAGCGGACGATATTTGGTTACGCGGTTTTTATATGGGGTGGTTACGGCAAGCGATCATAGCTGACGCCTCGATTGGTTCAAGGTATCATGATGACTTCAGGCGGTACAATACACGCATTGCTCCGTTCGTGAACTGGAATGAACAAGCGATAAATTGGGCGCTTCATGAAGTGAGTGTGCAGTCGAGATAG
- a CDS encoding GNAT family N-acetyltransferase: protein MLTTIDLYQALPVLETERLRLRPVRIEDAADIYAYTKDEETARYVSWHAHKSLTDSEQFVEHILRQYEQGNPAPWAIEEKTSGRVIGTIDFIKVSFEQQQAELGYALSRDYWGKGLMPEAAARLVQYGFETLGLERIQARCFVANDGSARVMEKIGMTFEGISRSALFVKERFWDLKIYAITRNDYEGK, encoded by the coding sequence ATGTTAACGACCATCGATTTATATCAAGCTTTGCCTGTACTTGAAACGGAGCGACTCCGTTTGCGACCGGTTCGCATAGAAGATGCAGCAGATATCTATGCCTATACGAAAGATGAAGAGACGGCGCGATATGTCAGCTGGCATGCGCATAAAAGCCTCACGGACTCTGAGCAATTCGTCGAACATATCCTTCGCCAATACGAACAAGGAAATCCGGCACCTTGGGCAATCGAAGAAAAAACGAGCGGACGAGTCATCGGGACGATTGATTTCATCAAAGTCTCGTTTGAGCAACAGCAAGCAGAACTCGGTTATGCGCTGTCGCGCGATTACTGGGGGAAGGGTTTGATGCCGGAAGCAGCAGCGCGTCTCGTACAGTACGGTTTTGAGACACTCGGACTCGAGCGCATTCAAGCCCGTTGTTTTGTTGCGAATGATGGATCAGCTCGAGTCATGGAAAAGATCGGTATGACGTTTGAAGGGATCTCGCGGAGTGCTTTATTCGTTAAAGAGCGTTTCTGGGATTTAAAAATTTATGCGATCACGCGTAACGATTACGAAGGGAAGTAA
- a CDS encoding MFS transporter, with protein MSSRERTLLSALGISQFGDFIYLVAINVYIYRLTGSASAVAALWIISPVIALVIKSFAGSWVDRSDLRRLLIQTDLLRAFLIGIMPFLPLSLLYIDLIALAIIKAVVEPATLTYITTLVPQNDRTSFNAYRSLITSGAFLIGPALAGGLLYVASADVAIWLNAVSFLGSAVLLMRLPRFTASVEQGMRLQDIISDWRLVYQFSKSARYVTGLYILAMLMMIATLALDTQEVVFLQRSIGLSETDYGLLMSLTGIGSVAGSWVVARYAKTLSIRTMLTIGYVFVAVGYMLYANANSFSIVCTGFLLLGSFHAFAGTGFLTFQQTNIPLHLMGRFTSLYGVGVSLLQILAIVAIGLLGDIWSIRFSTILFAGLLVIVTICFLGLVLLPRKQQYFATNEINEERHA; from the coding sequence ATGTCTTCTCGGGAACGAACCCTCTTAAGTGCGCTCGGTATTTCACAGTTTGGTGACTTCATTTATCTCGTTGCGATCAACGTATACATCTATCGCTTGACCGGCTCTGCGTCAGCCGTTGCTGCGCTTTGGATCATCAGTCCGGTCATCGCTCTCGTCATCAAGTCGTTCGCAGGAAGTTGGGTCGACCGATCCGACTTACGTCGACTGTTGATTCAAACTGATTTGTTGCGTGCTTTCTTAATCGGTATCATGCCATTTCTACCATTATCGTTGCTTTACATCGACTTGATCGCCTTAGCTATCATCAAAGCGGTCGTCGAACCGGCAACGTTGACCTACATCACGACGCTTGTTCCACAAAACGATCGGACGTCATTTAATGCCTATCGTAGTCTGATCACGTCTGGTGCCTTTTTGATCGGTCCGGCTCTCGCTGGAGGACTGCTCTATGTTGCTTCTGCCGACGTTGCCATTTGGCTCAACGCTGTCTCGTTCCTCGGATCAGCTGTCCTGCTGATGCGCTTGCCGCGTTTTACTGCTTCGGTCGAACAAGGGATGCGGCTGCAAGACATTATATCCGATTGGCGGCTTGTCTATCAGTTCAGCAAAAGTGCACGCTACGTGACGGGATTGTATATCCTCGCGATGCTGATGATGATCGCGACACTTGCACTTGATACGCAAGAAGTCGTCTTTTTACAACGAAGCATCGGGTTATCGGAAACCGACTATGGTTTACTGATGAGCCTGACTGGGATTGGTTCCGTCGCCGGCAGCTGGGTCGTCGCCCGCTACGCTAAAACGCTCTCGATTAGGACGATGCTGACGATCGGCTATGTATTTGTCGCTGTCGGTTACATGCTGTATGCGAATGCGAATTCGTTTTCGATCGTCTGTACTGGTTTCTTGTTGCTCGGTAGTTTTCACGCATTTGCGGGAACCGGTTTCTTGACGTTCCAACAGACGAATATTCCACTCCACTTAATGGGACGCTTTACGAGTCTATACGGTGTCGGCGTCAGTCTGCTACAGATTCTAGCGATCGTCGCGATCGGTCTGCTCGGTGACATCTGGTCGATTCGTTTCAGTACGATTCTATTTGCCGGTCTCCTCGTGATCGTGACGATCTGTTTCCTTGGATTGGTTCTCCTCCCGCGCAAGCAACAGTATTTCGCAACGAACGAGATCAACGAAGAACGACATGCCTAA
- a CDS encoding DUF402 domain-containing protein, with protein sequence MIKKRYADRRDWRRITQRHYGHEQVENEVFKGHVTLLQLIEVTSPLDVRYGDETIRIADAGYVWVQQFPSDAHHAVTSMFDATGQLVQNYIDICLRTGVEDGRIYWEDLFLDLIVLPSGEVLLVDVDELEAAREQGDVSEAEYALALAEAKQLQKQLQDGTFPLVAHVEVMKERLELQLKQGTPR encoded by the coding sequence ATGATCAAAAAACGCTATGCCGATCGACGTGACTGGCGTCGCATCACACAACGACACTATGGTCATGAACAAGTAGAAAACGAAGTGTTCAAAGGACATGTGACACTCCTTCAACTCATTGAAGTCACTTCACCGTTAGACGTCCGTTATGGTGACGAAACGATTCGAATCGCTGACGCTGGTTACGTCTGGGTACAACAATTCCCAAGCGATGCCCATCATGCCGTGACCTCGATGTTTGACGCCACAGGTCAGTTGGTACAAAACTATATCGATATCTGTCTTCGTACTGGAGTGGAAGACGGACGTATTTACTGGGAGGATCTGTTTCTCGATCTGATCGTTTTGCCATCGGGAGAAGTCTTGTTAGTCGATGTGGACGAACTGGAAGCAGCACGGGAGCAAGGGGACGTCTCAGAAGCGGAATACGCGCTCGCTTTAGCGGAAGCAAAACAACTGCAAAAACAACTACAAGACGGAACTTTTCCGCTCGTCGCACACGTTGAAGTAATGAAAGAACGGTTAGAATTGCAACTCAAACAGGGAACACCGCGTTGA
- the bglA gene encoding 6-phospho-beta-glucosidase BglA: protein MKTLPNDFLWGGALAAHQFEGGWNAGGKGPSVVDVLTAGAHGVARRITDQVEENEFYPNHEAIDFYHRYKEDIALFAEMGLKCLRTSIGWSRIFPNGDEAEPNEEGLKFYDDVFDELLKYGIEPIITLSHFEMPLHLAREYGGFRNRKVALFFEKFAEVCFTRYKDKVKYWMTFNEINNKMDVSNPLFLWTNSGVLLDPKENAMEVMYQTGHHELLASALAVAKGKAINPDFEIGAMVSHVPIYPYSSHPEDILLAETSMRQRYFFPDVQVRGYYPSYALNEFKREGYDIPILEGDAEILRNGTVDYLGFSYYMSTTVKHDAVVNNTGNIVNGGLANGVENPYIQSSDWGWAIDPVGLRYAMNRLYDRYQIPLFIVENGFGAIDTIEDGQIHDTARIDYLREHIEAFKAAVLEDGVELIGYTPWGVIDIVSFTTGEMKKRYGMIYVDRDNEGNGSMKRMKKDSFDWYRHVIETNGAALHGSETAK from the coding sequence ATGAAGACATTACCAAATGATTTCCTATGGGGCGGTGCGTTAGCGGCGCATCAATTCGAAGGTGGCTGGAATGCTGGCGGAAAAGGACCGAGCGTCGTTGATGTATTGACGGCAGGGGCTCACGGCGTTGCACGACGCATCACGGATCAGGTAGAGGAGAATGAATTCTATCCGAATCACGAGGCGATTGATTTTTATCACCGTTATAAAGAGGACATCGCCCTGTTCGCTGAGATGGGACTGAAATGTCTCCGGACGTCAATCGGGTGGAGTCGGATTTTCCCGAACGGAGACGAGGCGGAACCGAACGAAGAAGGACTGAAGTTTTATGATGACGTTTTCGACGAATTACTGAAATACGGCATCGAACCGATCATCACACTGTCGCACTTTGAGATGCCACTCCACCTCGCACGTGAATACGGTGGATTCCGCAACCGGAAAGTAGCGCTGTTCTTCGAAAAATTCGCGGAAGTCTGTTTCACGCGTTACAAAGACAAGGTTAAGTACTGGATGACGTTCAATGAGATCAACAACAAGATGGACGTCAGCAATCCGTTGTTCCTTTGGACGAATTCTGGTGTCCTACTTGATCCGAAAGAGAACGCGATGGAAGTCATGTATCAAACGGGGCATCATGAGTTACTCGCGAGTGCACTAGCTGTCGCGAAAGGGAAAGCGATCAACCCGGACTTCGAGATCGGAGCGATGGTTTCCCATGTACCGATCTATCCGTACTCGTCGCACCCGGAAGACATTCTGCTTGCTGAGACATCGATGCGTCAGCGTTACTTCTTCCCAGACGTTCAAGTCCGCGGCTATTATCCGTCTTACGCGTTAAATGAGTTCAAACGGGAAGGGTATGACATTCCGATCCTAGAAGGTGATGCAGAAATCTTACGAAACGGAACGGTCGATTATCTCGGATTCAGTTACTACATGTCGACGACCGTCAAACATGATGCTGTCGTCAATAACACAGGTAACATCGTCAACGGTGGTCTTGCGAATGGTGTTGAGAACCCATACATCCAGTCGAGTGACTGGGGATGGGCGATTGATCCGGTTGGACTCCGGTATGCGATGAACCGTCTGTACGACCGCTATCAGATTCCGTTGTTCATCGTCGAGAACGGTTTCGGTGCGATTGATACGATCGAGGATGGTCAGATTCATGATACAGCGCGGATCGATTACTTGCGTGAGCATATCGAAGCGTTCAAAGCAGCCGTGCTCGAAGATGGCGTCGAATTGATCGGCTACACGCCGTGGGGCGTCATCGACATCGTCTCCTTTACGACAGGAGAGATGAAAAAACGATACGGCATGATCTATGTCGACCGGGATAACGAAGGCAATGGATCGATGAAACGGATGAAAAAAGATTCGTTCGATTGGTACCGTCACGTCATCGAGACGAATGGTGCTGCGTTACACGGTTCAGAGACGGCAAAATGA